The following are encoded in a window of Bradyrhizobium guangdongense genomic DNA:
- a CDS encoding cupin domain-containing protein, with product MDGRGDTNAPKDVPAIETDDAVDQRLGETVRLLRQRAGLSIQDVANKTGLSTGMISQLERARAMPSIRTLRLLSIALEVPISYFFESSDPGDVQRYIVRKNNRRLLRLTASGVVKEALTPEGKGQLELYELTLNPGASSGTDFLQHTGEKAGYILSGSLRLWLDNQAHVLEAGDSFRFPSIVPHMFDNPTQQTARVIWVTTLRQTDSPAG from the coding sequence ATGGATGGTCGCGGCGACACGAACGCTCCGAAGGACGTCCCGGCGATCGAGACTGACGATGCCGTGGACCAGCGCCTCGGCGAAACCGTGCGCTTGCTGCGTCAGCGGGCCGGTCTGTCGATCCAGGACGTCGCTAACAAGACCGGCCTCTCCACCGGCATGATCAGCCAGCTCGAACGCGCGCGCGCGATGCCCTCGATTCGCACGCTGCGGCTGCTCAGCATCGCGCTAGAGGTGCCGATCTCCTATTTCTTCGAGAGCAGCGATCCCGGCGACGTGCAGCGCTATATCGTCCGCAAGAACAACCGGCGCCTGCTGCGTCTCACCGCCAGCGGCGTCGTCAAGGAAGCGCTGACCCCGGAGGGCAAGGGCCAGCTCGAGCTCTATGAGCTCACGCTCAATCCGGGTGCCTCCTCAGGCACCGACTTCCTGCAACATACCGGCGAGAAGGCCGGCTATATCCTCTCCGGCAGCCTGCGGCTGTGGCTGGACAACCAGGCTCATGTGCTCGAAGCAGGCGATAGCTTCCGCTTCCCGAGCATCGTGCCGCACATGTTCGACAACCCGACCCAACAGACCGCGCGCGTGATCTGGGTCACGACACTGCGCCAGACCGATTCGCCTGCTGGTTGA
- a CDS encoding efflux RND transporter permease subunit, translating into MISKFFIERPVLSNVIALLMILIGGVALFNLAIAQYPDVVPPTVQVTTRYPGASAKTVIDTVALPIEQQVNGVEDMLYMQSYSGSDGTYTLTVTFKIGTDLNFAQVLVQNRVSSALSQLPSAVQNQGVTVQKRSTSILLFVTLTSPDKTFDSLYLSNYATINIRDELSRLPGVGNVTVFGAGQYSMRVWLDPNKLQVRGLVPQDVINAIQQQSQQVSAGQVGAPPTPPGQAFQYTLNVNGRLDDTSQFENIIVKSGTSGDVTRVRDVGWVELGAQTYSQIFSLNKQPATGIGVFQSPGANALEVEQAVEKKMVELAKRFPEGIKYDTPFDTTKFVNASVHEVYMTLIEAGLLVLVVILVFLQDWRAMLVPATTVPVTIIGAFAAMAALGFTINMSTLFAIVLAIGIVVDDAIVVVEGAAHNIEKGMNGHDAAIKAMDQLFAPIVGITLVLISVFLPASFLAGLTGRIYSQFALVIAATALLSAVNAATLKPTQCALWLRPAVPPEQRNVFYRGFNAVYDKVERGYTRLITFLVKHATVSVAFALLVIGASGYGLSRVPTGFLPIEDQGYLIAAVQLPDGASLERTQKVLDKAADIIKDTPGVQQVITIAGISALDNSASLANAGVAYIILKDWEARGKGEDLRSLVYGLNDKVADIMEARTLVLPPPPIQGIGNAAGFSMQVELRDGNSDFAKLQAITGAMVSNGQSQSALQRVQSSFRSSVPQFNVEIDRIKTQTLHVTTDQVFAALSTYLGSSFVNQFNKFGRVFQVYTQADPAFRVTERDIANMMVRNSNGDMIPIGTVATITPATGPSLISLYNLYPSSTVIGLPAQGYSSGQSLKLMEEIADKTLPPGTGYEWTAMSYQEKAVSNQIYWVFGLAMLLVYLVLAGQYESWYAPISVILAVPLSLLGPMLILSGLKIDNNLYCQIGLILLIALSAKNAILIVEVGLELHGRDGKPIIDSAIEAARARFRPILMTSFAFILGVVPLVLATGAGASARKSIGITVFSGMLASTCLAVLFVPAFFVVVQRFENWRVSKKAPKAVAEVKS; encoded by the coding sequence ATGATCTCAAAATTCTTCATCGAGCGGCCGGTCCTCTCGAACGTCATCGCGCTCTTGATGATCCTGATCGGCGGCGTCGCGCTGTTCAACCTCGCGATCGCGCAATATCCCGATGTCGTGCCGCCGACGGTGCAGGTGACGACGCGCTATCCGGGCGCCAGCGCCAAGACCGTGATCGACACCGTGGCACTGCCGATCGAGCAGCAGGTCAACGGCGTCGAGGACATGCTCTACATGCAGTCCTACAGCGGCTCCGACGGCACTTACACGCTGACCGTGACCTTCAAGATCGGCACCGATCTCAACTTCGCGCAGGTGCTGGTGCAGAACCGCGTCTCCAGCGCGCTGTCGCAACTGCCCTCAGCCGTGCAGAACCAGGGCGTCACCGTGCAGAAGCGGTCGACCTCGATCCTGCTGTTCGTGACGCTGACATCGCCTGACAAGACCTTCGACAGCCTTTACCTGAGCAACTACGCTACTATCAACATCCGTGACGAGCTCTCCCGCCTGCCCGGCGTCGGCAACGTCACCGTGTTCGGCGCCGGCCAGTATTCGATGCGGGTCTGGCTCGATCCAAACAAGCTGCAAGTCCGTGGGCTCGTGCCGCAGGACGTCATCAACGCGATCCAGCAGCAGAGCCAGCAGGTCTCCGCCGGACAGGTCGGCGCGCCGCCGACGCCGCCGGGACAGGCGTTCCAGTACACGCTCAACGTCAACGGCCGGCTCGACGACACCAGCCAGTTCGAGAACATCATCGTCAAATCGGGCACCAGCGGCGACGTCACGCGGGTGCGCGACGTCGGCTGGGTCGAGCTCGGCGCGCAGACCTACAGCCAGATTTTCTCGCTGAACAAGCAGCCCGCCACCGGCATCGGCGTATTCCAGTCGCCCGGCGCCAACGCGCTCGAGGTCGAACAGGCGGTCGAGAAGAAGATGGTGGAGCTTGCCAAGCGCTTTCCGGAGGGCATCAAGTACGACACGCCGTTCGACACCACGAAATTCGTCAACGCCTCGGTGCACGAGGTCTACATGACCCTGATCGAGGCCGGCCTCTTGGTGCTGGTCGTGATCCTGGTGTTCCTGCAGGACTGGCGCGCGATGCTGGTGCCAGCGACGACCGTGCCCGTCACCATCATCGGCGCCTTCGCCGCGATGGCGGCGCTCGGCTTCACCATCAACATGTCGACGCTGTTTGCGATCGTGCTCGCCATCGGCATCGTGGTCGACGACGCCATCGTCGTGGTGGAAGGCGCGGCGCACAATATCGAGAAAGGCATGAACGGCCACGACGCCGCGATCAAGGCGATGGACCAGCTGTTCGCGCCGATCGTCGGCATCACGCTGGTGCTGATCTCGGTATTCCTGCCGGCCTCGTTCCTTGCCGGCCTCACCGGGCGCATCTACTCGCAATTCGCGCTGGTGATCGCCGCGACCGCGCTGCTCTCCGCCGTCAACGCGGCGACGCTGAAGCCGACGCAATGCGCGCTATGGCTGCGGCCGGCGGTCCCGCCCGAGCAACGCAACGTCTTCTACCGCGGCTTCAACGCCGTCTACGACAAGGTCGAGCGCGGCTATACCAGGCTGATCACGTTTCTGGTGAAGCACGCCACCGTCTCGGTCGCGTTCGCATTGCTGGTGATCGGAGCCAGCGGCTACGGCCTGTCGCGGGTGCCGACCGGCTTCCTGCCGATCGAGGACCAGGGCTATCTGATCGCGGCCGTGCAACTGCCCGACGGCGCTTCGCTGGAACGGACCCAGAAGGTGCTCGACAAGGCCGCCGACATCATCAAGGACACGCCCGGCGTCCAGCAGGTCATCACCATCGCCGGCATCTCCGCGCTGGACAACAGCGCCAGCCTTGCCAATGCCGGCGTCGCCTACATCATCCTGAAGGACTGGGAGGCGCGCGGCAAAGGCGAGGATCTGCGCTCGCTGGTCTACGGCCTCAACGACAAGGTCGCCGATATCATGGAGGCACGCACCTTGGTGCTGCCGCCGCCGCCCATTCAGGGCATCGGCAACGCCGCCGGCTTCTCCATGCAGGTCGAGCTGCGCGACGGCAACAGCGATTTCGCGAAACTCCAGGCGATCACCGGGGCGATGGTCAGCAACGGTCAGAGCCAGAGCGCGCTCCAGCGCGTGCAGTCCTCGTTCCGCTCGTCGGTGCCGCAATTCAATGTCGAGATCGACCGCATCAAGACCCAGACGCTGCACGTGACGACCGACCAGGTGTTCGCGGCATTGTCGACCTATCTCGGCTCGTCCTTCGTCAACCAGTTCAACAAATTCGGCCGCGTGTTCCAGGTCTACACCCAGGCCGATCCTGCCTTCCGCGTCACCGAGCGCGACATCGCCAACATGATGGTGCGCAACTCGAACGGCGACATGATCCCGATCGGCACCGTCGCCACCATCACGCCGGCCACCGGTCCTTCCCTGATCAGCCTCTACAATCTCTATCCCTCCTCGACCGTGATCGGGCTGCCGGCACAGGGCTATTCGTCCGGCCAGTCGCTCAAGCTGATGGAGGAGATCGCGGACAAGACGCTGCCGCCGGGCACCGGTTATGAATGGACCGCGATGTCCTACCAGGAGAAGGCCGTCTCGAACCAGATCTACTGGGTGTTCGGCCTTGCCATGCTGCTGGTCTATCTCGTGCTCGCCGGCCAGTATGAGAGCTGGTACGCGCCGATCTCGGTGATCCTCGCCGTGCCCTTGTCGCTGCTCGGGCCGATGCTGATCCTCTCGGGTCTCAAGATCGACAACAACCTCTATTGCCAGATCGGCCTGATCCTCCTGATCGCGCTGTCGGCCAAGAACGCCATCCTGATCGTCGAGGTCGGGCTCGAGCTGCACGGCCGCGACGGCAAGCCGATCATCGACTCCGCGATCGAAGCGGCGCGCGCCCGCTTCCGTCCGATCCTGATGACCTCGTTCGCCTTCATCCTCGGCGTGGTGCCGCTGGTGCTCGCGACCGGCGCCGGCGCCAGCGCGCGCAAGTCGATCGGCATCACCGTGTTCTCGGGCATGCTGGCCTCGACCTGCCTCGCGGTGCTGTTCGTGCCGGCCTTCTTCGTGGTGGTGCAGCGGTTCGAGAACTGGCGCGTGAGCAAGAAGGCGCCGAAGGCGGTCGCGGAGGTGAAATCCTAA
- a CDS encoding ATP-binding protein, with translation MKLRGFLTRAMAAQAVVTAAALLVSYVVAGPGFGIAQIIALLTSAAAAVLLARFCADRIATSQDKHVAGQLAEQARARADSAQMTQAVIRTALDAFIQTDAAGIVLEWSVQAEALTGWSRQEAVGADVVELLLAEPLRSGFRQRMMRMLPELSDTPIGIRFEASLVHRNGDAMLVEASSTALHAGGRTIINVFVKDLTQKRAAEEQLIQAQKMDAIGQLTGGIAHEFNNMLTVITGTIEILAEAVKDNPPLATITKLISEAADRGAALTSSLLSFARKQALQPAEIDVNDLLEELAKLLLATFDKKIEIVRKFDRSVWLAFADRGQLSSALLNLAINARDAMPEGGRLTLTTRNVVFGVREAFAVGAGYAGDYVEIEIADTGTGIPQALLERIFDPFFSTKEVGKGTGLGLSMVFGFVKQSGGGIKVRSEEGHGTVFTIYLPKAETSALRPASYDARKIVGGTETILCVEDDRDVRQYVTVQLESLGYKVLPATNAAEALAIAAAGTPFDLLFTDIVMAGSINGRELADQMVAARPSLRVLFTSGYAHDSQHAQAGVTMGAPLLTKPYRKAELARMLRRSLDTAVDAVGDAIPTPYSVQADLEGFLRRQAAEDRGSRS, from the coding sequence ATGAAACTCAGGGGGTTTCTGACACGCGCGATGGCTGCGCAAGCCGTCGTGACCGCTGCGGCCCTCCTCGTCTCCTATGTCGTGGCCGGACCCGGGTTCGGCATTGCCCAAATCATCGCCTTGCTGACAAGCGCCGCCGCTGCGGTGCTGCTCGCGCGGTTTTGCGCAGACAGAATCGCAACGTCCCAAGACAAGCACGTTGCCGGACAACTGGCCGAGCAGGCGCGGGCGCGCGCTGACAGTGCCCAGATGACGCAAGCCGTCATCAGGACCGCCCTCGACGCGTTCATTCAGACCGACGCTGCCGGCATCGTGCTGGAGTGGAGCGTGCAGGCCGAGGCTCTGACCGGATGGTCGCGGCAGGAGGCGGTCGGCGCGGACGTCGTCGAACTGCTGCTCGCCGAACCGCTGCGATCAGGCTTCAGACAACGCATGATGCGGATGTTGCCGGAATTATCCGATACGCCGATCGGCATCCGTTTCGAGGCGAGCCTTGTGCACCGGAACGGCGATGCGATGCTGGTCGAGGCATCGAGCACGGCGCTCCACGCCGGCGGCCGCACCATCATCAATGTCTTCGTCAAGGATCTGACGCAGAAGCGCGCGGCCGAAGAACAGTTGATCCAGGCCCAGAAGATGGATGCCATCGGCCAGCTCACCGGCGGCATCGCGCATGAATTCAACAACATGCTCACGGTGATCACGGGCACGATCGAGATCCTCGCCGAGGCCGTGAAGGACAATCCGCCGCTCGCCACCATCACCAAGCTGATCAGCGAGGCCGCCGATCGCGGCGCGGCCCTGACCTCGAGCCTGCTGTCCTTTGCGCGCAAGCAGGCGCTGCAACCGGCCGAGATCGACGTCAACGATTTGCTCGAAGAGCTTGCGAAGCTGCTGCTGGCGACCTTCGACAAGAAGATCGAGATCGTCAGGAAGTTCGACCGCAGCGTCTGGCTGGCGTTCGCCGACCGCGGACAGCTTTCCTCGGCGCTGCTCAACCTCGCGATCAATGCCCGCGATGCGATGCCGGAAGGCGGCCGCTTGACGCTGACCACACGCAACGTGGTGTTCGGCGTGCGCGAAGCCTTCGCAGTTGGCGCCGGCTATGCTGGCGACTATGTCGAGATCGAGATCGCAGACACCGGCACCGGCATTCCGCAGGCGCTCCTCGAACGCATCTTCGATCCGTTCTTCTCGACCAAGGAGGTCGGCAAGGGCACCGGCCTCGGGCTCAGCATGGTGTTCGGCTTCGTCAAGCAATCCGGCGGCGGCATCAAGGTCAGATCCGAGGAAGGCCACGGCACGGTCTTCACGATCTATCTGCCGAAGGCCGAGACCAGCGCGCTTCGCCCCGCAAGTTATGACGCGCGCAAGATCGTGGGAGGGACTGAGACCATCCTTTGCGTCGAGGACGACCGCGACGTCCGCCAATACGTCACCGTCCAGCTGGAGAGCCTGGGCTACAAGGTCCTCCCTGCCACCAACGCGGCCGAAGCGCTGGCGATTGCGGCCGCCGGCACGCCGTTCGACCTGCTCTTCACCGACATCGTGATGGCCGGAAGCATCAACGGGCGCGAGCTCGCCGACCAGATGGTGGCCGCACGTCCTTCGCTTCGCGTGCTGTTCACGTCGGGCTATGCCCACGACTCCCAGCATGCGCAGGCAGGCGTCACCATGGGAGCGCCGCTTCTGACGAAACCCTATCGCAAGGCCGAACTGGCACGCATGCTGCGCCGCTCGCTCGACACCGCCGTCGACGCAGTGGGCGACGCCATCCCGACGCCCTATTCGGTGCAGGCCGATCTCGAGGGTTTTCTGCGCAGGCAGGCCGCCGAAGACCGCGGCTCGCGATCGTGA
- a CDS encoding efflux RND transporter periplasmic adaptor subunit translates to MTATNPADPAQFQRARRHIGRAWAAAAAVAALAGCEDKNTFIAPPPPKVDVATPVQRPVTRYVEATGNTAPIKSVDLVARVQGFLQTIDYTDGTFVKQGTQLFTIEPETYKLKLEQAQAAETGAQASLRQAEADFKRQSDLVQRQAVSQATLDTSTSTRDNAQANLQQAQANTRLAEVNYGYTRVTAPFDGIVSAHMVSVGELVGVSSPTQLATIVAMDPIYVNFTVNEQDVLRIRAEAARRGLTAADLKQFPIEIGLQTETGYPHEGKLDYVAPTLNSSTGTLAVRGLVPNDKRVLLPGYFVRVRVPFTQEKDALLVPDTALGSDQGGRYLLVANKDNVVEQRKVQIGPVDNGLRVIESGLKPDDRVVTSGLLRVIPGQKIDPQQTKIEQPQAASK, encoded by the coding sequence ATGACCGCAACGAATCCCGCCGATCCCGCGCAATTCCAACGTGCGCGGAGGCATATCGGACGGGCCTGGGCCGCTGCGGCAGCCGTGGCTGCGCTCGCCGGCTGCGAGGACAAGAACACGTTCATCGCGCCGCCGCCGCCGAAGGTGGATGTCGCAACGCCGGTGCAGCGTCCTGTCACGCGCTATGTCGAGGCCACCGGCAACACCGCGCCGATCAAGAGCGTCGATCTGGTCGCGCGCGTGCAGGGTTTTCTGCAAACGATCGACTACACCGACGGCACCTTCGTCAAGCAGGGCACCCAGCTGTTCACGATCGAGCCCGAGACCTACAAGCTCAAGCTCGAGCAGGCGCAGGCGGCAGAGACGGGCGCGCAGGCATCGCTCCGCCAGGCCGAGGCCGACTTCAAGCGGCAGAGCGACCTCGTGCAGCGACAGGCGGTCTCGCAAGCGACCCTGGACACCTCGACATCGACCCGCGACAACGCGCAAGCCAACCTCCAGCAGGCCCAGGCCAACACCAGGCTCGCCGAGGTCAATTACGGCTACACCAGGGTGACCGCACCATTCGATGGTATCGTCAGCGCGCACATGGTCTCGGTCGGCGAGCTCGTCGGCGTCTCCTCCCCGACGCAGCTCGCGACCATCGTGGCGATGGATCCGATTTATGTGAACTTCACCGTCAACGAGCAGGACGTGCTGCGCATCCGTGCCGAGGCCGCACGCCGTGGACTGACCGCGGCCGACCTCAAGCAATTCCCGATCGAAATCGGCCTCCAGACCGAGACCGGCTATCCGCACGAGGGCAAGCTCGACTACGTCGCGCCGACCCTCAATTCATCGACCGGCACGCTTGCCGTGCGCGGACTCGTGCCCAATGACAAGCGGGTGCTGCTCCCAGGCTATTTCGTCCGCGTCCGGGTGCCTTTCACCCAGGAGAAGGACGCCCTCCTGGTCCCCGATACGGCGCTCGGCAGCGATCAGGGCGGACGCTATCTGCTGGTCGCCAACAAGGACAATGTGGTCGAGCAGCGCAAGGTGCAGATCGGGCCAGTCGACAACGGCCTGCGCGTGATCGAAAGCGGCCTCAAGCCCGACGATCGCGTGGTCACGTCAGGATTGCTGCGCGTCATTCCGGGCCAGAAGATCGACCCGCAGCAGACCAAGATCGAGCAGCCGCAGGCCGCGAGCAAGTAG
- a CDS encoding cupin domain-containing protein produces MTALEKGITANGTGYGGKSWNILGQVYFPKAVTESTFAFETNSDPGQFVPVHIHPTQDEFILVQEGTLDLKLDGVWVKAHAGDLVRMPRGIPHGYFNKSDKPCRALFWVSPTQKLEALFNQLHNLTDPAEVVRISALHEVDFLPPEAND; encoded by the coding sequence ATGACTGCACTCGAAAAGGGCATTACTGCAAACGGCACGGGCTATGGCGGCAAGAGCTGGAACATCCTTGGCCAAGTCTATTTCCCCAAGGCCGTCACCGAGTCCACCTTCGCGTTCGAGACCAACAGCGATCCCGGCCAGTTCGTGCCGGTGCATATCCATCCGACGCAGGACGAATTCATCCTGGTGCAGGAAGGCACGCTCGACCTCAAGCTCGACGGCGTCTGGGTCAAGGCGCATGCCGGCGATCTCGTGCGGATGCCGCGCGGCATTCCGCACGGCTATTTCAACAAATCCGACAAGCCGTGCCGCGCGCTGTTCTGGGTCTCGCCGACGCAGAAGCTGGAGGCGCTGTTCAACCAGCTCCACAATCTGACCGACCCGGCCGAAGTCGTGCGCATCTCGGCGCTGCACGAGGTCGACTTCCTGCCGCCCGAGGCCAACGACTAA
- a CDS encoding AraC family transcriptional regulator, with product MSAAVQEMSARVSEAERLAAFARVTTDDVDEAAEQIGRIFCPHDLKPARPRAAGFSARHNCADFDGFSINYVAYGGSVSIDPGCLDRFFLVQIPLSGTAHIHAGAGEFDAAPGRIASLLSPTIPTRMMWSDCAQAILLLDRRMVEQRAAALSGAAAGAVEFDPVVDLNTSSGQALRTSLAELMTLAERLGPSGLMSPVTMADWREVLFDRLLNGLRHDRSDAIRTFSGQAERLPRALRAARDHLADNAGEPLDLVQLACAAGIGIRALQLGFRRHFGLSISQMLLDMRLAGLHARLAQASPDVSITDIAFDLGFTHLGRMAGAYRAKFGETPSATLRRRMS from the coding sequence ATGTCCGCAGCCGTGCAGGAAATGAGCGCAAGGGTGTCCGAAGCCGAACGGCTTGCAGCCTTTGCCCGCGTCACCACCGATGATGTCGATGAAGCGGCCGAGCAGATCGGGCGTATCTTCTGTCCGCATGATCTCAAGCCGGCACGGCCCCGTGCGGCCGGGTTCTCCGCACGGCACAATTGCGCTGATTTCGACGGCTTTTCGATCAACTACGTTGCCTATGGCGGATCGGTGAGCATCGATCCCGGCTGCCTCGATCGCTTCTTCCTGGTGCAGATCCCGCTCTCGGGCACAGCTCACATTCACGCCGGCGCCGGCGAATTCGATGCTGCTCCTGGCCGGATCGCCTCGCTGCTGTCGCCGACCATCCCGACCCGGATGATGTGGAGCGATTGTGCGCAGGCGATCCTGCTGCTCGATCGCCGCATGGTCGAGCAGCGTGCCGCGGCGCTGTCCGGCGCGGCGGCCGGCGCGGTCGAGTTCGATCCTGTGGTCGACCTGAACACGTCGTCGGGCCAGGCCTTGCGGACCAGTCTTGCCGAGTTGATGACGCTCGCCGAACGGCTCGGACCGTCCGGCCTGATGTCGCCCGTCACGATGGCTGATTGGCGCGAGGTGCTGTTCGATCGTCTGCTCAACGGCCTGCGGCATGACCGGTCGGATGCGATCAGGACGTTTTCGGGGCAAGCCGAGCGTTTGCCGCGCGCACTCCGCGCCGCGCGCGATCATCTCGCCGACAATGCCGGCGAGCCGCTCGACCTGGTGCAGCTTGCCTGCGCGGCCGGGATCGGCATCCGCGCGCTCCAGCTCGGCTTCCGCCGTCACTTCGGGCTCTCGATCTCGCAGATGTTGCTCGACATGCGCCTTGCCGGTCTGCACGCCCGGCTCGCGCAGGCGTCACCCGACGTGTCGATCACCGACATCGCCTTCGATCTCGGCTTTACCCATCTCGGCCGCATGGCCGGCGCCTATCGCGCAAAGTTCGGCGAGACGCCGTCGGCGACGTTGCGGCGACGGATGAGCTAG
- a CDS encoding flavin-containing monooxygenase produces the protein MVSQKHVCVIGAGVSGLATAKAFSARGHRVTIVERSADLGGVWEPARSYPDVQTQSPKDLYRYTDRAMPDAYPEWPTGPQVHAYLADYARSFGLDHMLRFNTSVVGMARRADGKPGWTLTLTTKDGASTNEDFDFVAVCIGQFNEPRELHCRGEESFLAQGGQVLHSSKYGDPTLAKGRRVVVLGGSKSATDIAVNAVKSGAREVTIVMREPVWRIPYFIGGLVNFKRILYIRAQEEMFQGWGASPLTRLAHRVTAPLAWANWRGLESLLKAQLKLNKCRMVPNERIEDGINCSVPIATPGFYPMVADGRIKAVFGTFDHYEGDTIVMSGGERVGADVAVLAIGYKLGVPFLPEAYQQKLVDADGQYRLYRLIANPDLPDLGFVGFNSSFCTVLCADLAANWLVRYADGQLKNQPTAQQMHDNIEMMLHFKRVERPAAGVYGGLCVAPYHYRHFDELMADMGAKTQKRGGLGGRFLPPDADAYAKFLATAPEYRAVG, from the coding sequence ATGGTCAGCCAAAAACATGTCTGCGTGATCGGCGCCGGCGTCTCCGGCCTCGCCACCGCAAAAGCATTCTCCGCCCGTGGCCACCGCGTCACCATCGTCGAGCGCAGCGCCGATCTCGGCGGCGTCTGGGAACCGGCACGTTCCTATCCCGACGTCCAGACCCAGAGCCCGAAGGATCTCTACCGCTACACCGATCGCGCCATGCCGGACGCCTATCCGGAATGGCCGACGGGGCCGCAGGTCCATGCCTATCTCGCCGATTACGCCAGGAGCTTCGGTCTCGACCACATGCTGCGCTTCAACACTTCGGTCGTGGGCATGGCGCGGCGCGCCGACGGCAAGCCGGGCTGGACCCTGACGCTGACGACCAAGGACGGCGCGAGCACCAACGAGGATTTCGATTTCGTCGCGGTCTGCATCGGACAGTTCAACGAGCCGCGCGAGCTGCATTGCCGCGGCGAAGAAAGTTTCCTGGCGCAGGGCGGACAGGTCCTGCATTCGTCGAAATACGGCGACCCCACGCTGGCGAAGGGCCGCCGCGTCGTCGTGCTCGGCGGATCGAAATCGGCGACCGATATTGCCGTGAACGCGGTGAAGTCGGGCGCGCGCGAGGTCACCATCGTGATGCGCGAGCCGGTGTGGCGAATCCCCTATTTCATCGGCGGGCTCGTCAACTTCAAGCGGATCCTCTACATCCGCGCGCAGGAAGAGATGTTTCAGGGCTGGGGTGCGAGCCCTCTGACGCGGCTCGCGCACCGCGTCACCGCGCCGCTGGCCTGGGCGAACTGGCGCGGGCTGGAGAGCCTCTTGAAGGCGCAGCTCAAGCTCAACAAGTGCAGGATGGTCCCGAACGAGCGGATCGAGGACGGCATCAATTGCTCGGTACCGATCGCAACGCCGGGCTTCTATCCGATGGTCGCCGACGGCCGCATCAAGGCGGTGTTCGGCACGTTCGATCATTATGAAGGCGACACGATCGTGATGAGCGGCGGCGAGCGTGTCGGCGCCGACGTCGCGGTGCTTGCGATCGGCTACAAGCTCGGCGTGCCGTTTCTCCCCGAGGCCTATCAACAAAAGCTGGTCGATGCGGACGGGCAGTACCGCCTCTATCGCCTGATCGCCAATCCTGACCTGCCCGACCTCGGCTTCGTCGGTTTCAACTCGTCGTTCTGCACCGTGCTCTGCGCCGATCTCGCGGCCAACTGGCTGGTCCGCTATGCCGACGGGCAACTCAAAAACCAGCCGACGGCGCAGCAGATGCACGACAACATCGAGATGATGCTGCACTTCAAGCGCGTCGAGCGGCCGGCCGCGGGCGTCTATGGCGGCCTGTGCGTCGCGCCGTATCACTATCGTCATTTCGACGAGCTGATGGCCGACATGGGCGCAAAGACCCAAAAACGCGGCGGGCTCGGGGGACGCTTCCTGCCGCCGGACGCGGATGCCTATGCCAAGTTCCTGGCGACGGCGCCGGAGTACCGAGCAGTGGGATGA